In Bacteriovorax stolpii, a single genomic region encodes these proteins:
- a CDS encoding ABC transporter permease subunit yields the protein MWLSWALSLSALILGIVAVYVYGFSKKDAYRFFYPALVLFVLFSLVPISYSVYVSFTNLKTGHLLERKDVIELFQNEKVIQPRVPVLDFQILKYPDSYLIIVDNLSASFKKGYKVVALESMTKLPPGGHKLSPAEVLEIMESHPDFEIVHPAFGAYSFFRSDKIAKVRLRYETTETGSLRDTLTGEELKEDKEEGQFKLNGESVGPGYYTFTGLQNYKELFFDPAIKFVFLKSMLWTFTWAFMSVMLTFFLGAFLAVLLNDLGGKSKFFYRMVFIIPYSIPFFISVLIFKGMLNKDFGEVNQFLNFFSVSPVPWLEQKMWARVSVLMVNLWLGFPYMLLVITGIIQSIPKSIYEASSLEGATKFQNFRFLTFPLVFRAMIPLLIGSFAFNLNNFVGIYLLTGGGPVISDASTPIGETDILISYTYRLAFEGSQGQNFALAAAVSMLIFVIVVALTLINFKVSKKLSRS from the coding sequence ATGTGGTTGAGTTGGGCCTTAAGTCTTTCAGCACTAATTTTAGGAATCGTGGCCGTCTATGTTTACGGTTTTTCCAAGAAAGATGCTTACCGCTTTTTTTATCCGGCACTCGTGCTGTTTGTTCTCTTTAGTTTAGTGCCAATCTCATACAGCGTGTATGTGTCGTTTACCAATTTAAAGACGGGTCACCTATTAGAAAGAAAAGATGTGATTGAACTTTTTCAGAATGAAAAAGTGATTCAACCGCGTGTGCCAGTTCTCGATTTTCAAATATTAAAATACCCAGATTCCTATCTCATCATTGTAGATAATTTATCTGCCTCTTTTAAGAAGGGTTATAAAGTTGTGGCATTGGAGTCGATGACTAAACTTCCTCCTGGTGGGCATAAGCTTTCTCCTGCGGAAGTTTTAGAGATTATGGAGAGTCATCCAGATTTTGAGATTGTTCACCCGGCCTTTGGGGCCTATAGCTTTTTCCGCAGTGATAAAATTGCGAAGGTTCGACTTCGTTATGAGACGACAGAAACAGGAAGTTTGAGAGACACGCTTACTGGTGAAGAGCTAAAAGAAGATAAAGAAGAAGGGCAGTTTAAGCTCAATGGCGAAAGCGTTGGTCCTGGTTATTATACCTTTACAGGTTTGCAAAATTATAAAGAGCTTTTTTTTGACCCGGCCATTAAATTTGTTTTCTTAAAGTCCATGTTATGGACATTCACCTGGGCCTTTATGTCGGTGATGCTGACATTTTTCCTGGGGGCCTTTCTGGCAGTTTTACTTAATGACCTGGGTGGGAAGTCGAAGTTTTTCTACCGCATGGTTTTCATTATTCCGTATTCCATTCCTTTTTTCATTTCAGTTTTAATCTTCAAAGGGATGCTCAATAAAGACTTTGGAGAAGTGAATCAGTTTTTAAATTTCTTTTCAGTGAGTCCTGTACCTTGGCTAGAGCAGAAGATGTGGGCGAGAGTCAGTGTTTTGATGGTTAATCTATGGCTGGGATTTCCATACATGTTGTTGGTTATCACTGGGATTATTCAATCAATTCCTAAATCTATTTATGAAGCTTCGTCACTTGAAGGGGCGACGAAGTTTCAAAACTTCCGCTTTTTGACTTTTCCTTTGGTTTTTAGAGCAATGATTCCACTTTTAATTGGTTCATTTGCCTTTAACCTCAATAACTTTGTCGGGATCTATCTTCTAACAGGAGGAGGTCCGGTGATTTCTGATGCCAGCACACCCATTGGTGAAACGGACATCTTGATTTCTTATACCTACCGTCTGGCCTTTGAAGGTTCTCAGGGACAAAATTTTGCCCTGGCCGCGGCCGTGTCGATGCTGATTTTTGTGATCGTCGTTGCGCTGACGTTGATTAATTTTAAAGTTTCTAAAAAGTTGAGTCGCTCATGA
- the malQ gene encoding 4-alpha-glucanotransferase, whose translation MDRKKHSGILCHITCLPTSYGIGDFGPQAYAFIDDLARAGQTYWQILPIGNTDDSGCPYATDSAFGCADYYVSPDLLIKEYEIDPALYHKFILNTERVDFKRAKENKREALKIAYEKFLPSSSFHQFLKDEKDWVMDYAMFRALGETRGHDFRTWGRPELTSEEQKLMDFHLFCQFSCFSQLSELKKYANSKNVKLVGDLPIFVSYNSMDVWKNPQEFYLNDKLEMEYETGAAPDAFSKTGQKWGTPIYNWKAQKADNFEWWNKRLSFLKRYFDVIRIDHFRGFVATWISKVSAPDASEGQWYEGPGEELFKSLRDCPEIIAEDLGYITPEVEKLRETFNFPSMRVLEFMLGGANNPHRLTNYEFNTVAYTGTHDCDTLMGWYKSLSKEDKQRVEHDLQIERPNHWEMIQVLMSAPSRIVFIQIQDLLGLGSEARFNYPGTVQPKNWSWKLEFKDERRIDWQKLGMITTENDRVERKVVCG comes from the coding sequence ATGGATAGAAAAAAGCATTCCGGAATTTTATGCCATATCACCTGTCTTCCTACATCGTATGGGATTGGTGATTTTGGGCCACAGGCCTATGCCTTTATTGATGACCTTGCCCGGGCAGGACAGACTTATTGGCAAATCCTCCCCATCGGCAATACTGACGATTCCGGGTGCCCATATGCCACGGACTCAGCTTTTGGCTGCGCCGATTATTATGTCTCTCCTGATTTACTGATTAAGGAGTATGAAATTGATCCTGCTCTTTATCATAAGTTCATCTTAAACACTGAACGTGTAGACTTTAAACGCGCAAAGGAAAATAAGAGAGAAGCTTTAAAAATTGCCTATGAAAAATTTCTTCCGTCATCGTCTTTCCATCAATTCTTAAAAGATGAGAAGGATTGGGTTATGGACTACGCAATGTTTAGGGCCTTAGGTGAGACGCGTGGGCACGATTTCAGGACTTGGGGAAGGCCAGAGCTGACGAGTGAAGAGCAAAAGCTGATGGACTTCCATCTTTTCTGCCAATTTTCTTGTTTCTCGCAGCTTTCGGAATTAAAGAAATACGCTAATTCAAAAAATGTTAAACTAGTTGGCGACCTGCCCATTTTCGTTTCTTATAACAGCATGGATGTTTGGAAAAACCCTCAGGAGTTTTATTTAAACGACAAACTGGAAATGGAGTATGAAACAGGCGCAGCTCCAGATGCTTTTAGTAAAACCGGACAGAAATGGGGGACTCCTATTTATAACTGGAAAGCACAAAAAGCGGACAACTTCGAGTGGTGGAATAAAAGACTGAGTTTTTTAAAGCGCTACTTTGATGTTATCAGGATCGATCATTTTAGAGGGTTTGTGGCGACATGGATTTCTAAAGTCAGCGCACCAGATGCTTCAGAAGGACAATGGTATGAAGGACCGGGCGAAGAGCTTTTTAAAAGCCTTCGCGATTGCCCGGAAATTATCGCTGAAGATTTAGGTTACATCACACCTGAAGTTGAAAAATTGAGAGAGACATTTAACTTCCCAAGCATGCGCGTGCTTGAGTTCATGCTTGGTGGGGCCAATAACCCTCATAGACTGACTAACTACGAGTTTAATACCGTGGCCTATACCGGCACTCATGACTGCGATACGCTGATGGGATGGTATAAGAGTTTATCTAAAGAAGATAAGCAAAGAGTCGAGCACGACTTGCAGATTGAGAGACCAAATCATTGGGAAATGATCCAGGTGCTGATGTCAGCTCCTTCAAGAATTGTTTTTATTCAGATTCAAGACTTGTTGGGTCTTGGTTCAGAAGCACGTTTTAATTACCCGGGAACCGTTCAGCCAAAGAACTGGAGCTGGAAGCTGGAGTTTAAGGATGAGCGCAGAATTGACTGGCAGAAGCTTGGGATGATCACTACAGAAAACGATCGCGTGGAGAGAAAAGTTGTATGTGGTTGA